One window of the Dioscorea cayenensis subsp. rotundata cultivar TDr96_F1 chromosome 24, TDr96_F1_v2_PseudoChromosome.rev07_lg8_w22 25.fasta, whole genome shotgun sequence genome contains the following:
- the LOC120252833 gene encoding LRR receptor-like serine/threonine-protein kinase RPK2, with the protein MMPRRRGVLAKTLASSLSLLLLLTVFSFFFTAAEDYSGTERSALLQFKASVSSDPSGVLSLWSGFDHCSWPGVGCDSGSRVVSLNISAKAVSCPQTASFRRRCSDPRLKLAGKLSPEIGRLSSLKVLVLSFHNFDGEIPVEIWGLDALEVVDLEGNSLSGSLPSRFPPALRVLKLGSNLIRGEVPRSLSKCIYLKILDLSNNRINGSVPNFLNGFPGLRELYLFDNQFGGEIPNEPQTGCWNLEHLDFSGNLITGGIPTNIGNCTKLRSLLLFSNLLDGVIPSEIGNLGKLETLDVSRNCLSSPVPPELGNCKSLSVLVLLNLFNPNPGREDPRLVDEFNNFQGEIPENVTSLPNLRILWAPRAMLEGHIPSNWGACESLEMVNLGQGFISGGTLSAVFTQCSNLKFLNLSSNNLTGWVDEKLQVPCMDLFDVSGNQLSGYIPTFADKQCSSLQLSLDDSPSAYFSFFAYRTRQQIASLPLLLDSDFAVYHNFGQNNFTGILSSLPVATNRFGGQAVYAFLADGNKIHGALTDSLFEKCKGLNGLIANFSNNMISGDISAYIGSTCGPLVALDLAGNRITGTIPQSLSLLDRLVALDLSRNSLHGPIPESLGQLKHLEFLSLAGNHLNGSIPAVLDQLHSLKVLDLSSNLFMGDIPSGISDLRNLTVLLLDRNRLSGKIPSVLANFTLRGVFNASFNNLSGPLPFNASTGICGSLLGNPLIQPCPVVSFSIPPSDLQGRTGNYQSYAYPPPASASSESSNSGFSSIEIASITSASAIVSVLIALIVLYVYTRKCAPRSSPQTLGRREVTIFTDIGVPLTYETVVRATGNFNTSNCIGSGGFGATYKAEIAPGVLVAIKRLSIGRFQGAQQFHAEIKTLGRWRHPNLVTLIGYHVNEAEMFLIYNYLPGGNLERFIHERYKRPVDWRMLHKIALDVARALAYLHDHCVPRILHRDVKPSNILLDNDFNAYLSDFGLARLLGNSETHATTGVAGTFGYVAPEYAMTCRVSDKADVYSYGVVLLELISDKKALDPSFSPYGNGFNIVAWACMLLRQGRSHEFFAEGLWDVGPHDDLVEVLHLGVMCTVDSLSIRPTMKHVVQRLKQLQPPTC; encoded by the coding sequence ATGATGCCCCGCCGCCGGGGTGTCCTCGCTAAAACCCTAGCCTCATCTCTCTCCCTGCTTCTTTTGCTCACcgtcttctccttcttcttcactgcGGCTGAGGACTATTCCGGAACTGAGAGGTCGGCGTTGCTTCAGTTCAAGGCTTCCGTCTCCAGTGACCCTTCCGGCGTTCTCTCGCTCTGGTCTGGTTTTGATCACTGCTCATGGCCTGGCGTCGGTTGCGACTCGGGATCTAGGGTCGTTTCTCTGAATATCTCCGCTAAGGCGGTGTCTTGCCCCCAAACCGCTTCTTTTCGACGACGCTGCTCGGATCCGCGCCTGAAGCTCGCCGGAAAACTCAGCCCTGAGATTGGAAGGCTTTCCAGCTTAAAGGTTCTGGTTCTCTCTTTCCATAATTTTGACGGTGAAATTCCTGTCGAGATCTGGGGGTTAGATGCTCTGGAAGTGGTTGATCTCGAGGGGAACTCGCTTTCTGGAAGTCTCCCTTCGAGATTTCCTCCTGCGCTTCGGGTTCTGAAGCTTGGTTCAAATCTCATTAGAGGCGAGGTCCCGCGTTCTCTGTCCAAATGCATCTATTTGAAAATCCTAGATCTCTCCAACAACCGTATCAATGGCTCGGTCCCGAATTTTTTGAACGGTTTTCCTGGATTAAGGGAATTATATCTCTTCGACAACCAGTTTGGTGGAGAAATTCCAAATGAACCCCAGACTGGTTGCTGGAATCTTGAGCACCTGGACTTCTCCGGGAATCTGATCACTGGTGGCATTCCCACTAATATTGGGAATTGTACCAAACTTCGATCTTTGCTCTTGTTCTCTAATCTTTTGGATGGGGTTATCCCCTCGGAAATTGGAAACTTGGGAAAGCTTGAGACTTTGGATGTTTCCAGGAACTGCTTGAGTAGCCCTGTGCCCCCGGAGCTTGGAAACTGTAAGTCATTGtctgttcttgttcttttgaaTCTCTTCAATCCGAACCCAGGCAGGGAGGACCCTCGTCTCGTGGATGAATTCAACAATTTTCAGGGTGAGATACCGGAGAATGTTACCAGCTTGCCAAATCTCAGGATACTTTGGGCCCCAAGGGCGATGCTTGAAGGGCACATCCCGAGCAATTGGGGTGCTTGTGAGAGCTTGGAAATGGTTAACTTAGGCCAGGGATTTATCTCTGGAGGGACATTGAGTGCTGTGTTTACACAGTGCAGTAATCTCAAGTTTCTGAATTTGAGTTCAAACAATTTGACTGGCTGGGTTGATGAGAAGCTTCAGGTGCCTTGTATGGATCTCTTTGATGTCAGTGGGAATCAGTTGTCTGGATACATCCCAACTTTTGCGGACAAACAATGTTCTTCTTTGCAATTGTCCTTGGATGACTCGCCATCTGCATACTTCTCGTTCTTTGCATACCGGACTCGCCAGCAAATAGCCTCGCTTCCTTTGTTGCTGGACAGTGATTTTGCAGTTTATCATAATTTCGGTCAGAATAATTTCACTGGTATTTTGTCATCTTTGCCGGTTGCCACAAACAGGTTTGGAGGCCAGGCGGTATATGCATTTCTTGCTGATGGAAATAAAATTCATGGAGCATTAACTGATTCTCTGTTTGAAAAGTGCAAAGGCCTGAATGGGTTGATTGCCAATTTCAGCAATAATATGATTTCTGGTGACATTTCAGCCTACATTGGTTCCACTTGTGGTCCTCTTGTTGCCTTGGATTTGGCCGGTAACCGAATCACGGGAACAATACCTCAAAGTCTCAGCTTATTGGACCGTCTTGTTGCTCTTGACTTGAGCAGGAACTCACTTCATGGTCCGATTCCTGAAAGTTTGGGTCAGTTGAAGCACCTGGAGTTTCTTTCATTGGCCGGAAATCACCTTAATGGTTCAATTCCTGCTGTCTTGGATCAGTTGCATTCACTTAAAGTACTCGATCTTTCTTCAAACTTGTTTATGGGTGATATCCCAAGTGGCATTTCTGACTTGAGAAATCTTACTGTGCTGTTACTGGACAGAAACAGGCTCTCCGGAAAGATACCATCTGTTTTGGCCAATTTCACATTGCGTGGTGTGTTTAATGCTTCATTCAATAATTTGTCTGGGCCATTACCTTTTAATGCTAGCACGGGAATTTGTGGTAGTTTACTTGGAAACCCGCTCATTCAGCCATGCCCTGTGGTTTCTTTTTCTATTCCACCATCAGACCTGCAAGGGCGCACTGGGAATTACCAATCATATGCTTATCCCCCACCGGCTAGCGCTTCTAGTGAAAGCAGTAATAGCGGGTTCAGTTCCATTGAGATTGCCTCTATAACTTCAGCATCAGCTATTGTGTCAGTTCTCATAGCTCTTATTGTTCTTTATGTGTACACCAGAAAATGTGCTCCAAGATCTTCACCTCAGACTTTGGGAAGAAGAGAAGTAACGATATTCACAGATATTGGGGTGCCTCTGACTTATGAAACTGTTGTGCGGGCCACAGGAAATTTCAACACAAGCAATTGCATTGGAAGTGGGGGCTTTGGAGCCACTTACAAGGCTGAGATTGCACCGGGAGTATTGGTGGCTATAAAGAGACTCTCAATTGGAAGATTCCAAGGGGCCCAGCAATTTCATGCAGAGATCAAAACTCTGGGGAGATGGCGGCATCCTAACCTTGTGACTTTAATTGGATATCATGTCAATGAGGCAGAGATGTTTCTCATCTATAATTATTTACCTGGTGGTAACTTGGAGAGATTTATACATGAAAGGTACAAAAGACCGGTGGATTGGAGGATGCTTCACAAGATTGCTTTAGATGTAGCTCGTGCACTTGCATATCTCCATGACCACTGTGTGCCTCGCATTCTTCACCGTGATGTTAAACCCAGCAATATTTTGTTAGACAATGATTTCAATGCCTATCTCTCGGATTTTGGACTAGCAAGGCTTTTAGGCAATTCTGAGACCCATGCAACAACTGGTGTGGCTGGAACGTTTGGATATGTTGCTCCGGAATATGCAATGACTTGCCGAGTCTCAGACAAGGCGGATGTATACAGCTATGGCGTTGTTTTGTTGGAGTTGATTTCAGACAAAAAAGCTTTAGATCCTTCATTCTCGCCATATGGGAATGGTTTTAACATTGTTGCCTGGGCATGCATGCTGCTAAGACAAGGTCGGTCCCATGAGTTCTTTGCTGAGGGGCTATGGGATGTTGGTCCTCATGATGATTTGGTGGAGGTGTTGCACTTAGGTGTCATGTGTACTGTTGATTCACTCTCTATCAGGCCAACAATGAAGCATGTTGTTCAACGCCTGAAGCAACTCCAACCCCCGACCTGCTAG
- the LOC120252789 gene encoding cytochrome P450 78A5-like, with amino-acid sequence MSTSGVDFSFCFFLFSKTPIPPPLLALLLVVVSFFFFFSPGGFAWAFSRGIPGPPGFVRALSGPVAHRALDKLSRSFQAVDLMAFSVGFTRFIVSSQPETAKEILSSSAFADRPIKESAYELLFHRAMGFAPFGDYWRNLRRISATYLFSPKRISASGEHRRLIGCRMVSEVQELMGSSGVVELKKVLHFGSLNNVMMSVFGKSYDFGKGEGLELEGLVREGYELLGMFNWSDHLPLLGWLDLQGVRRRCKKLVAKVNVFVGKIIGEHRNRRVGGIACGVGDFVDVLLDLEKDEKLSDADMIAVLWEMIFRGTDTVAILLEWIMTRMVLHPDIQSKAQTEIDSVVGNSRLVTDSDIAKLPYLQSIVKETLRMHPPGPLLSWARRAIHDVQVGDHVIPAGTTAMVNMWAITHDECIWSEPNEFKPERFMLEDISILGSDLRLAPFGSGRRVCPGKAMALATVHLWLAQLLQSFKWVPSEKVPDLSECLKMSLEMENPLLCRVIPRY; translated from the exons ATGTCGACTTCCGGCGTTGATTTCTCCTtctgttttttcttgttttccaaAACTCCGATTCCGCCTCCACTCCTCGCTCTTCTTCTCGTCgttgtttctttcttcttcttcttctctcctggTGGGTTTGCTTGGGCGTTCTCGCGTGGCATTCCTGGGCCACCGGGTTTTGTTCGTGCTTTGTCTGGTCCTGTTGCTCACCGGGCTCTTGATAAACTATCGAGGTCTTTTCAGGCTGTTGATTTGATGGCTTTCTCTGTTGGTTTTACTCGTTTTATCGTTTCTAGCCAGCCGGAGACGGCGAAGGAAATCTTATCGAGTTCTGCTTTTGCTGATAGGCCGATTAAAGAGTCGGCTTATGAACTGCTTTTTCATCGGGCAATGGGTTTTGCTCCGTTTGGGGATTATTGGAGGAATCTTAGACGTATCTCTGCTACTTATCTTTTTAGTCCTAAGAGGATCTCGGCTTCCGGGGAGCATCGGAGGTTGATTGGGTGTCGGATGGTGAGTGAAGTCCAGGAGTTGATGGGGAGTTCTGGAGTGGTGGAGCTCAAGAAAGTTCTGCATTTTGGGTCTTTGAACAATGTTATGATGAGTGTTTTCGGGAAAAGTTACGATTTTGGGAAAGGGGAAGGGCTGGAATTGGAAGGGTTGGTGCGTGAAGGGTATGAGTTGCTTGGGATGTTCAACTGGAGTGATCACTTGCCCTTGTTAGGGTGGTTGGACTTGCAAGGTGTCAGGAGGAGGTGCAAAAAACTTGTGGCCAAGGTGAATGTGTTTGTTGGGAAGATCATTGGGGAGCATAGGAATAGAAGAGTTGGTGGTATTGCATGTGGTGTTGGTGACTTTGTTGATGTTTTGCTCGATCTGGAGAAGGATGAGAAGCTCTCTGATGCTGACATGATTGCAGTTCTTTGG GAGATGATCTTTAGGGGCACTGACACTGTGGCTATCCTTCTGGAATGGATCATGACCAGGATGGTCTTGCACCCTGACATTCAATCCAAAGCACAGACTGAAATTGACTCCGTTGTTGGGAACTCAAGACTTGTCACTGACTCTGACATTGCCAAACTCCCATACCTTCAGTCCATCGTTAAGGAAACTCTCAGAATGCATCCACCAGGTCCACTTCTCTCCTGGGCACGCCGTGCTATACATGATGTTCAAGTTGGTGATCATGTCATCCCTGCTGGGACAACAGCAATGGTGAATATGTGGGCGATAACACATGATGAGTGCATCTGGTCTGAGCCCAATGAATTCAAGCCTGAGAGATTCATGTTGGAGGACATTAGCATCTTGGGTTCTGACCTCAGGCTGGCTCCATTTGGTTCTGGGAGGAGGGTTTGTCCCGGCAAGGCCATGGCTTTGGCTACTGTTCATCTGTGGCTAGCTCAGCTTCTTCAGAGCTTTAAGTGGGTGCCCTCAGAGAAGGTTCCTGATTTGTCTGAGTGCTTGAAGATGTCCCTTGAGATGGAAAATCCCTTGCTTTGCAGGGTTATTCCAAGGTACTGA
- the LOC120252899 gene encoding uncharacterized protein LOC120252899 isoform X1, with protein MKMRGVLCCCIYFLVLLQVMITLPLPPPAAAAAAAAAAAAAAATGKYNESINSSMILFQSNAADDWLLESKVNNISPDKLRCFGFKQAGLLFYTGVNPMVNVTGKSTHQKEGAPESMGALLINSRRRLRSIMAYVPQIKASNSHRLVNCFMPCPCPWDIHLCM; from the exons ATGAAGATGAGAGGGGTTCTTTGTTGCTGCATCTACTTTCTTGTTTTGCTTCAg GTGATGATCACATTGCCACTACCACCAccagctgctgctgctgctgctgctgctgctgctgctgctgctgctgctacagGAAAATACAATGAGTCCATTAATTCAAGTATGATTCTGTTTCAAAGCAATGCAGCAGATGATTGGCTGCTTGaatcaaaagtaaacaatattaGCCCAGATAAATTAAGGTGCTTTGGATTCAAACAGGCCGGCTTGCTCTTCTACACAGGGGTCAACCCTATGGTCAATGTAACGGGAAAGTCAACCCACCAAAAAGAGGGTGCCCCCGAATCTATGGGTGCCCTTCTGATCAATAGCAGGCGGAGGCTGAGATCAATCATGGCATACGTACCTCAAATTAAAGCTAGCAATTCACATCGCCTTGTTAATTGTTTCATGCCATGCCCATGCCCATGGGATATTCACCTATGCATGTAA
- the LOC120252899 gene encoding uncharacterized protein LOC120252899 isoform X3, which yields MKMRGVLCCCIYFLVLLQVMITLPPPPAAAAAAAAAAAAIGKYNDSINSSMILFQSNAADDWLLESKVNIDKNALIANRQVCSSTPGQAYGPCNGNANAKTRGCNPIYGCTNQ from the exons ATGAAGATGAGAGGGGTTCTTTGTTGCTGCATCTACTTTCTTGTTTTGCTTCAg GTGATGATCACattgccaccaccaccagctgctgctgctgctgctgctgctgctgctgctgctataGGAAAATACAATGACTCCATTAATTCCAGTATGATTCTGTTTCAAAGCAATGCAGCAGATGATTGGCTGCTTGAATCAAAAGTGAACATTGACAAAAATGCATTGATTGCAAACAGGCAGGTTTGCTCTTCTACACCGGGCCAAGCCTACGGTCCATGTAATGGGAATGCCAACGCAAAAACAAGAGGGTGCAACCCAATCTATGGATGCACAAATCAGTAA
- the LOC120252899 gene encoding uncharacterized protein LOC120252899 isoform X4 — MKMRGVLCCCIYFLVLLQVMITLPLPPPAAAAAAAAAAAAAAATGKYNESINSSRLALLHRGQPYGQCNGKVNPPKRGCPRIYGCPSDQ, encoded by the exons ATGAAGATGAGAGGGGTTCTTTGTTGCTGCATCTACTTTCTTGTTTTGCTTCAg GTGATGATCACATTGCCACTACCACCAccagctgctgctgctgctgctgctgctgctgctgctgctgctgctgctacagGAAAATACAATGAGTCCATTAATTCAA GCCGGCTTGCTCTTCTACACAGGGGTCAACCCTATGGTCAATGTAACGGGAAAGTCAACCCACCAAAAAGAGGGTGCCCCCGAATCTATGGGTGCCCTTCTGATCAATAG
- the LOC120252899 gene encoding uncharacterized protein LOC120252899 isoform X2 has translation MRGTLCCCISFLVLLLQVMITLPLPPPAAAAAAAAAAAAAAATGKYNESINSSMILFQSNAADDWLLESKVNNISPDKLRCFGFKQAGLLFYTGVNPMVNVTGKSTHQKEGAPESMGALLINSRRRLRSIMAYVPQIKASNSHRLVNCFMPCPCPWDIHLCM, from the exons atgagaGGCACTCTTTGTTGCTGCATATCCTTTCTTGTTTTGCTACTTCAG GTGATGATCACATTGCCACTACCACCAccagctgctgctgctgctgctgctgctgctgctgctgctgctgctgctacagGAAAATACAATGAGTCCATTAATTCAAGTATGATTCTGTTTCAAAGCAATGCAGCAGATGATTGGCTGCTTGaatcaaaagtaaacaatattaGCCCAGATAAATTAAGGTGCTTTGGATTCAAACAGGCCGGCTTGCTCTTCTACACAGGGGTCAACCCTATGGTCAATGTAACGGGAAAGTCAACCCACCAAAAAGAGGGTGCCCCCGAATCTATGGGTGCCCTTCTGATCAATAGCAGGCGGAGGCTGAGATCAATCATGGCATACGTACCTCAAATTAAAGCTAGCAATTCACATCGCCTTGTTAATTGTTTCATGCCATGCCCATGCCCATGGGATATTCACCTATGCATGTAA
- the LOC120252861 gene encoding uncharacterized protein LOC120252861 — MDHMKMKAICGCIVFLVLLQVMMMMMMMMMMMNTMPVAAAAAAAAGEYNGSDCINARNENWLLASEADPPPVGVKPALDANRPVCGGPNGLPCTKKANPGAGRGCKMYYGCST; from the exons ATGGATCATATGAAAATGAAAGCTATTTGTGGGTGCATAGTTTTCCTTGTTTTGCTGcaggtgatgatgatgatgatgatgatgatgatgatgatgaacacaATGCCAgtcgctgctgctgctgctgctgctgctggagaATACAATGGTTCTGATTGTATTAATGCAAGAAATGAGAATTGGTTGCTGGCATCTGAAGCAGATCCACCGCCGGTGGGTGTAAAACCAGCTCTTGACGCAAACAGACCAGTTTGTGGTGGTCCAAATGGCCTCCCATGTACAAAAAAAGCCAATCCAGGGGCCG GAAGAGGCTGCAAAATGTACTATGGGTGCTCAACCTGA